tatttttacatttttggtttggtaaaatttttcttcatattataatgtttttaaatattctattaacGGCACATGTGAGTCACGCATTAATTCCCGATATTGTTCATATTCACAATTTCGTGTTATTATATCATAGCGATCACCGCGTTTGAAAAACATATCTTGCAATTCTACAGAAGCCAAAAATTCTTTTTCGTATTCAGGCATTTGCATTATGAAATGATAGAACGTTGCTTTTTGTATCATGGAAAAGGGTTTCATTTCCTCACAGCTATCcaaaaattcttcaaatgtTATAATGTTATCACAATCAATATCGTGTTCTTCTAATTCTTCCTTAAAATATGAATGATAGTTTCTTAATAATTCCAACTTATATTTTTCACAAGTTTCGGTTGAAGTTGTTAGATACAAAGACATCAGTACATCATGTGACTGTGGCAAGTATCGACAAAATTGATAATCAATAAGTTTGCAATGAATTGGTTCGTTATTCGTGTTATATTTGAACATCATGTTACTAGACCAAAGATCGGAGTGGTTTAAAACATTTCGATATTTTGATGATGCCGTTAAATAATCCAAAAccttatcaaatattttcatgagtttttcttttaaaacattcGAGTCGATCATTTTCAATAGATGATCATTAACTATTAGTATTGAGTCAACCATACCATCAGTTATCGCTCGATTAGAATAAACAACTTCTCGTAATATTTCGTTATATTTTTCACCGAGTAAGAAAGGTTTTCCTTCTTGTTTGCTTAGTTTTTCTTCCCAAATAACACTACTAGCATGAAGTTTTGCTAAGCTTCGAAGCATTACATTTAGATGCTGAAAATCAAACATTTCATATTTGCTTCTGTTTCGGTATTCGTCTAGAAAATCGAGTAGTAAGAAATTATGTGACACCACGTGGCAAACTGGAACAATTGAATAAATTCCTACTCCTAATTTTTTCATTGTctcaaatatttctttatatataaGCACTTCACGTTTAAATCCGCTTGCAAACTCCAAGAAATTAAGCTGTCCTTGTTCTTCGGGaacaaatttcagaaaatattttaaatttattggtttTGAATCACACTGTacatgaatgtttaaaaatttatgcgCACCCATATATCCAGTTCTTGAGCTTGGTAAatcaactgaaatttttttaacggatatttcagattttaatttttgtttggcTACATTAAAACACACTTCTTTACCAATATTTCGATATTCTAAAAGTTCTTCAActtcttttaatatttgtatcaaaacTGGTTCATATTCACTATGTTTTATTTCCTGTAAAACCTTTTCGTTTGaattactatttataaaatcaaaaatattttggcttgcagaaaatttttcattttcattcataGTTTCAAGTATTTTTCGAATCCAACTGATTACTCTGCCAATAATTACCATATCAACACATAtagtttcaaaatcaatttttgtgagTATGTCATTTGCTTTCAATTGATGTTTTTCAAGTTTAGTAGAAagttcattataataataacggGTTAATTCCAACAAGTGATTTTCTCGAAATTGGGAAGTTGtgtttccatataaaaaaatgaaaagatcaAAGACTGGAGACAGAAAAGAGACTGTCTGAAAATTTAGCAAACAACAACGGATTGGATTATGATCGTTATCGTATTGAAACATTAAATGATCCCTCCCAAAATTAGCGTGACACAAtgtttttggaaacttttcaGACGCCAATAGTTTGTAAAATGATTCAATACACTGCGTAAAACTTTCGctgaatacttttttattatgctttagatctataatttttgataataaatcaatacatttattaaaccAACTATCAAATTTTTCACTTTGAGAAATTTTATCTGATAAATCCATTAATTCATTACTTAGTACCTTCTTAAAGCCATAAGCATGCATACAAgccattgtttttaaaacagatTTGCAATGAATATAGTCTAAGTTGTTTACTTTAGACAATTCATAGGATTTTGTTGATAAATCTTCTAACACCAAATACTTATTATCAATATAGTCATGGAAATGTGGAATCCATTCTTGATCTCCATTTAAAGATTTGTATACAATAATTTCTGAATCACATTCGCTtttatgtttcataaaaaaacttattttactcacatttgttacattttttaattttattgtgcaATTTACATGTAGATGTTTCTTATTCCACTTATTTGTGTTAATATCACTGCTAATTAGTTcgaattcattaatttttaaaacatttttaataatagaaatacaTGAATTCTTAGATAATAAATTGTTGCTGTAATGTTCTTCCATTCTTGTATATAGTTATATGTGATGGTTTATTATCTTAAAGTGTCAACTAAAACAGTTGGTTCATTAGTTCAACTTAAATTGTATGCAATTATTTGCTTGTTAttcaatcaatttcaatttatttaataatttccacTAATGCCCGATACTAAATTAATCAACAAGTTTTTACACATGGATAATAATGACTAGCTGTTCATTATTATGATATTGGATGTTTAACGTTAAGTCTTTgagattaataaatttgaaaattaattcatagcgcaggagctgcgttggCTAAGCGAATTTCATTAGAgactgaaaaaataacacatttttcttaaaatcgaatgttgcatttttaatttttcaagaatttttatttcgaaaactaagcgtctagagaagaAAGTCATAAAAGTTACttcttgcttaaaactgatacaaaaatattttttatttggaaaatattgtaCTTTGCGCAGATACACTCCTCGCCccttgtttatcggtcgatttttctcattaacgaacttgaactttcaaataccaaaatctttcttgataccaaattttattcaaatcggacttcaATTGCGACCGCTAAAAGTGTACAGACTcataaaagtatatatacatacacacattcattcatatatatatatatatatatatatatatatataaatttttacgattGTCATTTTTGACAACTATTAGGAAGGAGCAATAAACACTTATTTCTTCATtattacaaaagcaatagctccatttgcttcagaaattcttttaaaatattctagtTGCTTTATGGTTTTAAGATTATGTATGGAATAGATTAAATACATGAATGTTTAGATAAGACGTTATTAACAATGGCTcttctattatttaatttaaacaaatctaGTATTATcatggatattttaaaaattttatgaaattgcattacgtttatttacattaaaaacaattgttcTTCTGTGAGCTTagaaatataatgtatacaatagatttatattatttaaagaataattttcattaatttaacaactatatgacaaaaatttaactCACTGCCAGATTCAGTAATAAATAAACGTCAGAGTTCaagattgattttttgtttaatggtTCCCGGGTGTTATGCATATGCGTATTCAGAATTTTTCATCCCTGAGAAAAAAACTgagctaaataaaataaaatacaagtagTATAAAAGGTGTTCGATagtagatatataaaatttagatagataattcaataaaaatacttaagaaGCAAATAAGGCACATTTTGCTATTAGCTAATGACTTTATAGTCCCTTGTCTAAAATACAATACACGCTTCAAATCAACTCACGGTGGAAATGTATTATGGATAAATTAtattgtcttttattttttataagttttttgaatgtaaaaatctaAATTGATGAAATCTGAATGATATTAAACGAGAAgtactgaaaatattttgtgatattaCAAACCAATCCAAAGTTAAGTAACTTCCTTCTTCGAAACACTATATCACTCTACTAGTCTCCTGGGGCAAATCCTTTAATCCTTAGTATTTCCAAATTAaggaaatataaaaaagcaatcaaaacaactttttattttatatagccAAGTTTTTTCGCTTGCACCTTTCGTAAAACGCAGATTCAAGTAGATTAGTGCCCTTTTCATtgtggtttaaaaaaaaggtctgtTATTTCAAGGattttaaactcaaaaaaatttgattgccgCGGTTGCCAAGgtcctttttttaattatatttaaaaataattatttttttttaaatataattaattaataattttttttaaaatatttatttacgtatgtagattttatatatatatatatatatatatatatatatatatatatatatatatataaaagcccggtcattgaaaattaaaaacaaacacattGAAAGGAGTTCACTCATggtttaaatcaaataataataataatattaataatgcagTGTATCCacccataattattatttttaatattcattttattttaaattacaataatatatacaattaactttatgatgtgggtggaatcgggtACATCGTTTTTCTCccagcgacgacagtgtgatcaatttaccgctccataattataaatatatatttgttaattataattgatcagaatgctactgcctggattcgaatccgCAACCTCCCAGTGAGTAACCTTACTAGCCTAGAGTAAAGTCGAATGCGTGCAAACTCGCACGGCTGAGCCGGTTAGTTTAAATCAGATCCCTTTCTGCATTCTTCAAGttacaatgtttttaaataatttaataagggAATATGAGAATCCAATATCAATTCTCGATAAATATCATTTACGCAATTTCGTATTATCATATCAGAACGGTCACTTTGAATGAAATATCGATTCTGTAATTCAGGACTTGctaaatattctttttcatATTCAGCCGTTTgcattataaaatgataataccCTGCTTTCTGTTGCATAGCAAATGGTTCCATTTCCTCACAACTTTGTAAAAATTCTTCGAATGTTATAATGCTGTCACAATCAATATCATGCTCTTGTAACTCtgctttaaaatatgaataataatttgttaacaaTTTCAACTTATGTTTTTCACGTACTTCCGATGATGTTGTTAAATATAAAGAACACATTACGTCATGTGATTGTGGTAAATAACGACCCATTTGAAAATCTACAAACCGACAATGAATAGGTTCATTATCTTCAGAATATTCGAACATTATATTACTGGACCAAAGATCACCATGATTTAAAACATTACGATAATTTGACGATGCCGTTGTGAAATGTggaattttttcacataatttttgcaatttttgttcCAAAGAAAAAGGATCTATCATTTTTAGCAGATGATTATTTACAACACTTATTCCATTTCGCACTCCTTTAAGTATCGATggattattatacatacattcaaCAAATAAACCACTATACTTTTCACTTATTAACATACGTTTTCCTTcttgttcagttagtttttctTCCCAAATTATACTACCAGCGTGGAGTCGAGCTAAACTTTTGTACATTGTATTGAGATGTTTATAATcaaacattttgtatttatgaaCAGTTTTATAATCAACTAGCAGATCaactaatataaaattgtgTCCAACCACGTGACAACTAGGAGATATTGTATCTATTTGAACTCccaattttttcaatgtttcaaatatttccttGTATGTAATTATTTCACGTTTAAATCCATTGAATAATTCTAACAATTCAAGTTGACCTGGTTCCTCAGGAagaaatttcacaaaatatttaacatttactgGTTGTAA
This genomic interval from Chrysoperla carnea chromosome 1, inChrCarn1.1, whole genome shotgun sequence contains the following:
- the LOC123305630 gene encoding uncharacterized protein LOC123305630; translation: MACMHAYGFKKVLSNELMDLSDKISQSEKFDSWFNKCIDLLSKIIDLKHNKKVFSESFTQCIESFYKLLASEKFPKTLCHANFGRDHLMFQYDNDHNPIRCCLLNFQTVSFLSPVFDLFIFLYGNTTSQFRENHLLELTRYYYNELSTKLEKHQLKANDILTKIDFETICVDMVIIGRVISWIRKILETMNENEKFSASQNIFDFINSNSNEKVLQEIKHSEYEPVLIQILKEVEELLEYRNIGKEVCFNVAKQKLKSEISVKKISVDLPSSRTGYMGAHKFLNIHVQCDSKPINLKYFLKFVPEEQGQLNFLEFASGFKREVLIYKEIFETMKKLGVGIYSIVPVCHVVSHNFLLLDFLDEYRNRSKYEMFDFQHLNVMLRSLAKLHASSVIWEEKLSKQEGKPFLLGEKYNEILREVVYSNRAITDGMVDSILIVNDHLLKMIDSNVLKEKLMKIFDKVLDYLTASSKYRNVLNHSDLWSSNMMFKYNTNNEPIHCKLIDYQFCRYLPQSHDVLMSLYLTTSTETCEKYKLELLRNYHSYFKEELEEHDIDCDNIITFEEFLDSCEEMKPFSMIQKATFYHFIMQMPEYEKEFLASVELQDMFFKRGDRYDIITRNCEYEQYRELMRDSHVPLIEYLKTL